Proteins encoded within one genomic window of Persephonella sp.:
- a CDS encoding putative DNA-binding domain-containing protein, with protein MKKETIRIYNSFFKSLFSEKNITNLPTQKIELYRELIFNNIEGILSACFPITQRYLEVKWEKLIKDFIKDSSLQSPYLSDITEEFYNYMQQKENSEFIENLMRYELIELEVFNEDIPVEKAEFNLENRYTLSSSSSIEYFEYPVHKISQIGLNNIKEKKNNYFLIIFQHPDSNEVEYIEITPVLYEFLGEITQNNFEKSLKKLTEKYNLPYEDSFTMLKRFIKYLIDMKVLV; from the coding sequence TTTTTTAAAAGTTTATTTTCAGAAAAAAATATTACTAACCTGCCGACACAAAAAATAGAACTTTACAGAGAACTAATCTTTAATAATATTGAAGGTATTCTATCTGCATGCTTTCCAATTACACAAAGATATCTTGAGGTAAAATGGGAAAAGCTGATTAAGGACTTTATTAAAGATAGTAGTTTACAGAGCCCCTATCTATCTGATATTACCGAGGAGTTTTATAACTATATGCAACAAAAAGAAAATTCAGAGTTCATAGAAAACTTAATGAGATATGAACTTATTGAACTTGAGGTATTTAATGAGGATATACCTGTTGAGAAAGCAGAATTTAATCTGGAAAATAGATATACCCTTTCAAGTTCATCTTCTATTGAGTATTTTGAATATCCGGTTCATAAAATATCCCAGATAGGTTTAAACAATATAAAGGAAAAAAAGAATAACTATTTCCTTATTATATTCCAGCATCCGGACAGCAATGAAGTTGAATATATAGAAATAACTCCTGTTTTATACGAGTTTCTTGGGGAGATAACCCAAAATAATTTTGAAAAAAGCCTAAAAAAGCTAACAGAAAAATATAATCTCCCTTATGAAGATAGTTTTACAATGCTCAAAAGATTTATAAAATATCTGATAGATATGAAAGTCCTGGTTTAA